The following are encoded together in the Lathyrus oleraceus cultivar Zhongwan6 chromosome 3, CAAS_Psat_ZW6_1.0, whole genome shotgun sequence genome:
- the LOC127125948 gene encoding RPM1 interacting protein 13 yields MENIPVMLDIALEEDDEQKRRQHCCLYKESEVSIGSDWVKQFLDMSDEELTEVVSSGEVSKPNVDDDDDCVILDGDPEKQVTHVNDSPNGSDELLVVGEKGQVACRDYPHPRHLCATFPYSSTPHERYCAQCHCYVCDSPAPCLKWGNGLLTTDHCHATDKYETWKTLRKDSKLVKNVPLPASTNNGTLGNVVNSQHNYILPFDNAPLSSRTAALRTRSVNLTPQNQSTRLSSNSMLINQASRPMALHTPPVNLTSQNQASRLITMNVCSSQRSRLQNNALRSTEMHPLSGNLAPQNQASQPIRMNAINALSSLSSRLHNQARPLSENLVPQNQASRLITMKLNSRLQNQISRSNNVLGCSTDSNLTIPNGTNNSRYQEPGTTLGRNRYPLHTAPRMSLGIQSHVIQKKPGQRVNRIDSIGIGNTAATNCITPLGASGFINHVNPLYGDRNHASATGFSNSYAQNNDVLIAQAINLLLTQPNHSPAYETQPCYRSNDNSSPYGYCDIQANDSLSSYVARLNKNEHEIGDENENIINSGARVQNVFQQKPDGGIENEGFLAKESNTNENISYVENLVSNAKECSTPFSGNTHLSLDEIKHWLLDSN; encoded by the exons ATGGAAAACATACCAGTTATGTTGGACATAGCCTTAGAAGAAGACGATGAACAGAAGCGACGACAACACTGTTGTTTGTACAAGGAAAGTGAAGTTAGTATCGGTTCTGATTGGGTAAAGCAGTTTTTGGATATGTCGGATGAAGAATTAACCGAGGTTGTTTCGTCAGGTGAAGTGAGTAAACCTAATGTAGACGATGATGATGACTGTGTGATTCTTGATGGTGACCCAGAAAAGCAAGTTACACATGTCAATGATTCTCCTAATGGGTCTGATGAGTTGCTTGTAGTTGGGGAAAAGGGTCAG GTTGCATGCAGAGACTATCCTCATCCGCGGCATCTTTGTGCTACTTTTCCTTATTCTTCAACCCCTCACGAGAGATACTGTGCCCAG TGCCACTGTTATGTGTGTGACTCTCCAGCACCGTGTCTGAAATGGGGCAATGGCCTTTTAACTACAGATCATTGTCATGCGACTGATAAATATGAGACATGGAAAACTCTGAGAAAAGATTCCAAGCTTGTTAAGAATGTTCCATTGCCAGCTTCAACCAACAATGGTACTTTAGGTAATGTTGTGAATTCTCAACATAACTATATTTTGCCGTTTGATAACGCGCCTCTGTCTTCAAGGACAGCGGCATTGCGTACTCGCTCAGTAAATCTTACTCCTCAAAATCAGTCCACGCGTCTGTCTTCAAATTCCATGTTAATTAATCAGGCGTCAAGGCCAATGGCATTGCATACACCTCCAGTAAATCTCACTTCTCAAAATCAGGCCTCTCGTCTGATAACCATGAATGTGTGCTCTTCACAAAGGTCTAGATTACAGAATAACGCCTTGAGGTCAACTGAAATGCATCCACTCTCGGGAAATCTGGCACCTCAAAATCAGGCCTCTCAGCCGATTAGAATGAATGCAATCAATGCATTGTCCTCACTAAGTTCTAGATTACATAATCAAGCACGGCCACTCTCAGAGAATCTCGTACCTCAGAATCAGGCCTCTCGGCTGATTACAATGAAGCTAAATTCTAGATTACAGAATCAGATATCCAGGTCAAATAATGTCCTTGGATGCTCTACAGATTCCAACTTAACAATCCCAAATGGCACAAACAACAGTAGATATCAAGAACCCGGAACTACATTGGGGAGAAACAGATATCCTTTGCACACTGCTCCAAGAATGTCTCTAGGTATACAAAGTCACGTCATCCAAAAGAAGCCAGGGCAAAGAGTCAACAGAATAGACAGCATTGGCATTGGGAACACCGCCGCAACGAACTGCATTACACCTCTTGGTGCATCTGGCTTCATCAATCATGTCAATCCGCTGTATGGTGATAGAAATCATGCTTCTGCAACAGGATTTTCAAACAGTTATGCACAAAATAATGATGTTTTGATTGCCCAAGCAATTAATTTATTGCTCACACAACCAAACCATAGTCCAGCATATGAAACCCAACCATGTTATCGGTCAAATGATAACTCGAGTCCTTATGGATATTGTGATATTCAGGCTAATGATTCTCTTTCGAGTTACGTGGCTCGCCTGAACAAAAATGAGCATGAAATTGGAGATGAAAATGAAAATATCATCAATAGTGGAGCTAGAGTGCAAAATGTTTTCCAACAGAAACCTGATGGTGGGATTGAAAATGAAGGTTTCCTAGCTAAAGAGTCAAATACTAATGAAAACATTTCTTATGTTGAAAACTTAGTATCTAATGCTAAGGAATGTAGTACTCCATTTTCTGGAAATACTCACCTGTCATTGGATGAGATCAAGCACTGGCTTCTTGATTCCAATTAA